A genomic segment from Streptomyces sp. NBC_00459 encodes:
- a CDS encoding acyl-ACP desaturase: protein MTITSPHLGSPSSEWTDARLLYALEEVVETELNRHLKVAKDWMPHEYVPWSDARNFPGIFEDGEAWDKEQSKVTELGRIALVVNLLTEDNLPSYHHEIASLFGRDGAWGTWVHRWTAEEGRHGIVMRDYLLASRAVDPDKLEAFRMQHMAEGFESDNRHSMLHSVAYVAFQELATRVSHRNTGHQSGDPVCDRMLARIATDENLHMVFYRNLLKAAFELAPDLTMQAVRDVIVNFRMPGHGMPGFERAAAQMAIGEVYNMRIHHDDVLQPVLRHLKVMDMGDLGPEGLQAQEELGMYMGGLDAEAAKFDAKLAARKARMAARAAG, encoded by the coding sequence ATGACGATCACTTCTCCGCACCTCGGCAGCCCGTCCAGCGAATGGACCGACGCTCGGCTGCTGTACGCCCTGGAAGAAGTGGTCGAGACGGAACTCAACCGTCACCTGAAGGTCGCCAAGGACTGGATGCCGCACGAGTACGTGCCGTGGAGCGACGCCCGCAACTTCCCCGGCATCTTCGAGGACGGCGAGGCCTGGGACAAGGAGCAGTCCAAGGTCACCGAGCTCGGCCGGATCGCCCTGGTCGTCAACCTCCTCACCGAGGACAACCTCCCCAGCTACCACCACGAGATCGCCAGCCTGTTCGGCCGCGACGGTGCCTGGGGGACCTGGGTGCACCGCTGGACGGCGGAGGAGGGCCGGCACGGCATCGTGATGCGCGACTACCTGCTCGCCTCCCGCGCGGTCGACCCGGACAAGCTCGAAGCGTTCCGTATGCAGCACATGGCCGAGGGCTTCGAGTCGGACAACCGGCACTCGATGCTGCACTCGGTGGCGTATGTCGCCTTCCAGGAGCTGGCCACCCGCGTCTCGCACCGCAACACCGGCCACCAGTCCGGCGACCCGGTCTGCGATCGCATGCTGGCCCGCATCGCGACCGACGAGAACCTCCACATGGTCTTCTACCGGAACCTGCTGAAGGCCGCGTTCGAACTCGCGCCCGACCTGACCATGCAGGCGGTACGGGACGTGATCGTCAACTTCCGGATGCCCGGTCACGGCATGCCCGGCTTCGAGCGGGCCGCCGCGCAGATGGCGATCGGCGAGGTCTACAACATGCGCATCCACCACGACGACGTGCTCCAGCCCGTCCTGCGCCACCTGAAGGTCATGGACATGGGCGACCTCGGCCCCGAGGGTCTCCAGGCCCAGGAGGAACTGGGCATGTACATGGGCGGCCTGGACGCGGAGGCCGCCAAGTTCGACGCGAAGCTCGCGGCCCGCAAGGCCCGCATGGCCGCCCGCGCCGCCGGCTGA
- the ddaH gene encoding dimethylargininase — protein sequence MPSKKALIRRPSPRLAEGLVTHIEREEIDADLAGRQWEAYAEALRTHGWETVEVDPADDCPDSVFVEDAVVVYRNVALIARPGAESRRGETGGVEEAVARLGCSVNWVWEPGTLEGGDVLKVGDTIYVGRGGRTNAAGVQQLKAVFEPLGARVVAVPVSKVLHLKSAVTALPDGTVIGYEPLVDTPTLFPRFLPVPEESGAHVVLLDGGKLLMAASAPKTAELLADLGHEPVIVDISEFEKLEGCVTCLSVRLRELYI from the coding sequence GTGCCCAGCAAGAAGGCCCTCATACGCCGCCCCAGCCCGCGCCTGGCCGAGGGCCTCGTCACGCACATCGAGCGCGAGGAGATCGACGCCGACCTCGCCGGACGGCAGTGGGAGGCGTACGCGGAGGCACTGCGCACGCACGGCTGGGAGACCGTCGAGGTGGATCCGGCGGACGACTGCCCGGACTCGGTGTTCGTCGAGGACGCGGTGGTCGTCTACCGGAACGTCGCGCTGATCGCGCGGCCCGGCGCCGAGTCGCGGCGCGGTGAGACCGGCGGTGTCGAGGAGGCGGTGGCCCGCCTCGGCTGCTCGGTGAACTGGGTCTGGGAGCCGGGCACCCTGGAGGGCGGTGACGTCCTCAAGGTCGGCGACACCATCTACGTCGGGCGGGGCGGGCGGACCAACGCCGCCGGGGTGCAGCAGCTCAAGGCCGTGTTCGAACCGCTCGGCGCCCGGGTCGTCGCCGTGCCGGTGAGCAAGGTGCTGCACCTGAAGTCGGCGGTCACCGCGCTGCCGGACGGGACCGTCATCGGCTACGAGCCGCTGGTGGACACCCCGACCCTCTTCCCCCGCTTCCTGCCGGTGCCGGAGGAGTCCGGGGCGCACGTGGTGCTGCTGGACGGCGGGAAACTGCTGATGGCGGCGAGCGCGCCGAAGACGGCCGAGCTGCTCGCCGATCTCGGGCACGAGCCGGTGATCGTGGACATCAGCGAGTTCGAGAAGCTCGAAGGCTGTGTGACATGCCTCTCGGTCCGTCTGCGGGAGCTGTACATCTAG
- a CDS encoding ABC-F family ATP-binding cassette domain-containing protein, with amino-acid sequence MSATTSVAVTSLSFAWPDGTPVFDGLDVTVGPGRTGLVGVNGSGKSTLLKLIAGQLRPADGTVRVAGDVGYLPQTVTLDTALRVEDVLGISAQRAALHAIEAGDVTEEHFETIGDNWDVEERALVTLGELGLGHIDLDRTVGEVSGGEAVLLRLAALLLDRPDVLLLDEPTNNLDLYARRRLYTAVSSWPGVMIVVSHDRELLDLVDQIADLRSGEVTWYGGSFSAYEEALATEQEAAERMLRVAEADLKKQKRELVDAQVKLARRKKYGQKMFEQKREPKIVMGARKRSAQESAGKHRIMHEERLADAKERLDEAVDAVRDDDEIRVDLPYTAVPPGRTVLTLLDLELAYGASAGSFDLRGPERIALVGRNGAGKTTLLRTIAGELAPVSGETKTHVPLRFLPQRLDVLDDELTVAQNVARFAPGATNNRVRARLARFLFRGARADQPAATLSGGERFRAALAALMLAEPAPQLLMLDEPTNNLDMASARQLTTALDSYEGALIVASHDLPFLESIGITRWLLLDGELREIDPEEVG; translated from the coding sequence ATGTCAGCCACCACTTCCGTCGCCGTCACCTCCCTCTCCTTCGCCTGGCCCGACGGCACCCCCGTCTTCGACGGTCTCGACGTCACCGTCGGCCCCGGCCGCACCGGGCTCGTCGGCGTCAACGGATCAGGAAAATCAACCCTGTTGAAGCTCATCGCCGGGCAACTGCGGCCCGCCGACGGCACCGTCCGCGTCGCGGGCGACGTCGGCTACCTCCCGCAGACCGTCACCCTCGACACCGCGCTGCGCGTCGAGGATGTCCTCGGCATCTCCGCCCAGCGGGCCGCGCTGCACGCCATCGAGGCGGGTGACGTGACCGAGGAGCACTTCGAGACGATCGGCGACAACTGGGACGTCGAGGAACGCGCCCTGGTCACGCTCGGCGAACTCGGCCTCGGCCACATCGACCTGGACCGCACCGTCGGTGAGGTCTCGGGCGGCGAGGCGGTCCTCCTGCGGCTGGCCGCGCTGCTGCTGGACCGCCCGGACGTGCTCCTGCTCGACGAGCCGACCAACAACCTGGACCTGTACGCACGCCGACGGCTGTACACGGCCGTCTCCTCCTGGCCCGGCGTGATGATCGTGGTCAGCCACGACCGCGAACTCCTGGACCTGGTCGACCAGATCGCCGACCTGCGCTCCGGCGAGGTCACCTGGTACGGCGGCAGCTTCTCGGCGTACGAGGAGGCACTCGCCACCGAACAGGAGGCGGCCGAACGCATGCTGCGGGTGGCCGAGGCCGACCTGAAGAAGCAGAAGCGCGAACTGGTCGACGCCCAGGTCAAGTTGGCCCGCCGCAAGAAGTACGGACAGAAGATGTTCGAGCAGAAGCGCGAGCCGAAGATCGTCATGGGGGCGCGCAAACGGTCCGCCCAGGAGTCGGCGGGCAAGCACCGCATCATGCACGAGGAGCGGCTCGCCGACGCCAAGGAGCGGCTCGACGAGGCGGTGGACGCCGTACGGGACGACGACGAGATCCGCGTCGACCTGCCGTACACGGCCGTACCGCCCGGCCGTACCGTACTCACGCTCCTGGACCTGGAGTTGGCGTACGGCGCGAGCGCCGGCTCCTTCGACCTGCGCGGGCCCGAGCGGATCGCGCTGGTCGGGCGCAACGGGGCGGGCAAGACGACCCTGTTGCGGACGATCGCCGGGGAACTGGCCCCGGTCTCCGGGGAGACGAAGACGCACGTACCGCTGCGCTTTCTGCCCCAGCGGCTCGATGTCCTGGACGACGAGCTGACGGTCGCCCAGAACGTGGCCCGGTTCGCCCCGGGCGCCACCAACAACCGGGTCCGCGCCCGGCTGGCCCGCTTCCTGTTCCGGGGTGCCCGCGCCGACCAGCCGGCGGCGACCCTGTCGGGCGGTGAGCGGTTCCGCGCCGCCCTGGCCGCCCTGATGCTGGCGGAGCCCGCACCGCAGCTCCTGATGCTGGACGAGCCGACCAACAACCTGGACATGGCGAGCGCGCGACAGCTCACGACGGCGCTGGACTCGTACGAGGGAGCGCTGATCGTGGCCAGCCACGATCTGCCGTTCCTGGAGTCGATCGGGATCACCCGGTGGCTGCTGCTGGACGGGGAGCTGAGGGAGATCGATCCGGAGGAGGTGGGCTGA